From the genome of Longimicrobiaceae bacterium, one region includes:
- a CDS encoding FAD-binding oxidoreductase, which yields MSFPDHIPSFRGRLVGDEAGRLPFAEASGILRALPAGVAVPGDADDVAALVRWAAETGTPLVPRGAGTGMPGGNVGAGVAVDLMSGFREVGPVDVERKTARVQPGGTLDELNAAAVPHGLHFPVDPSSSARCSFGGMISNNSAGSHTVRYGSTRRWIESLDLVLADGSRATTRRREHARDGRLADILAAVDGMLAPDRERITAAWPRVRKNSSGYALKEYLASGDAVDLLVGSEGTLAVVVGATVRLETLPGARGLALLEFDTLEAAGAAVQTILPLAPATCEILDRTFIDLVRSGDEDPGYPLRAGLEAILLVEVEGTTPGYVADSLDRVRDAVRGVAAHVSIARSDDEAKRFWHVRHAASPLIARLAGGRISMQFIEDGVVPVDRLVDYIRLLRTTLARHELPAVIFGHAGDGNLHVNPLVDVSAPGWRMAVDAVIGEITAGVAALGGTMTGEHGDGRLRAPLLETIWGAEMVARFRAVKHAFDPLGIFNPGVILPLPGQRPLDAIKYGAAPPPADGETFTAGL from the coding sequence ATGAGCTTTCCCGATCACATCCCCAGCTTCCGCGGGCGCCTGGTGGGCGACGAGGCGGGGCGCCTCCCGTTCGCGGAGGCGTCCGGCATCCTGCGCGCGCTGCCCGCGGGCGTCGCCGTGCCGGGAGATGCGGACGACGTCGCCGCCCTCGTCCGCTGGGCGGCGGAGACGGGCACGCCGCTCGTTCCCCGCGGCGCCGGAACGGGCATGCCGGGCGGAAACGTCGGCGCGGGCGTGGCGGTCGATCTGATGTCCGGCTTCCGCGAGGTGGGGCCGGTAGATGTGGAGCGGAAGACGGCGCGCGTGCAGCCCGGCGGCACGCTCGACGAGCTGAACGCCGCCGCCGTGCCGCACGGCCTCCACTTCCCCGTGGACCCGTCCAGCTCCGCTCGTTGTTCGTTCGGCGGGATGATCTCCAACAACTCCGCCGGCTCTCACACCGTCCGCTACGGCTCCACGCGCCGCTGGATCGAATCGCTCGACCTCGTCCTCGCGGACGGCTCGCGCGCCACCACCCGCCGCCGGGAGCACGCGCGCGACGGCCGCCTCGCCGACATCCTCGCGGCGGTGGACGGGATGCTGGCGCCGGACCGGGAGCGCATCACCGCCGCGTGGCCGCGGGTGCGGAAGAACTCGTCCGGCTACGCGCTGAAGGAGTACCTGGCGAGCGGCGATGCCGTGGATCTGCTCGTGGGCAGCGAGGGCACGCTTGCCGTCGTGGTCGGCGCGACGGTGCGGCTGGAGACGCTGCCCGGCGCCCGCGGCCTGGCGCTGCTGGAGTTCGACACGCTGGAAGCCGCAGGCGCCGCGGTGCAGACCATCCTCCCGCTCGCCCCCGCGACGTGCGAGATCCTGGACCGCACGTTCATCGACCTGGTCCGCAGCGGCGACGAGGATCCCGGCTATCCGCTCCGCGCCGGCCTGGAAGCCATCCTGCTCGTGGAGGTGGAGGGCACCACGCCCGGCTACGTCGCGGACAGCCTGGACCGCGTGCGCGATGCCGTCCGCGGCGTTGCCGCCCACGTCTCCATCGCGCGGAGCGACGACGAGGCGAAGCGGTTCTGGCACGTGCGGCACGCGGCGAGCCCGCTCATCGCCAGGCTGGCTGGCGGGCGCATCTCCATGCAGTTCATCGAAGACGGTGTGGTGCCCGTGGACCGGCTGGTGGACTACATCCGCCTGCTGCGGACCACGCTCGCGCGCCACGAGCTTCCCGCCGTCATCTTCGGCCACGCGGGCGACGGCAACCTGCACGTCAACCCGCTCGTCGACGTCTCCGCCCCCGGTTGGCGCATGGCGGTGGACGCGGTGATCGGCGAGATCACGGCCGGCGTCGCGGCGCTGGGCGGCACCATGACGGGCGAGCACGGCGACGGCCGCCTCCGCGCGCCACTGCTCGAGACGATCTGGGGCGCGGAGATGGTCGCGCGCTTCCGCGCCGTGAAGCACGCCTTCGACCCGCTCGGCATCTTCAACCCCGGCGTGATCCTCCCCCTCCCCGGCCAGCGCCCGCTCGACGCGATCAAGTACGGCGCCGCGCCGCCCCCGGCGGACGGCGAGACGTTCACGGCGGGGCTGTAG
- a CDS encoding transcriptional repressor, whose amino-acid sequence MSTTALMPAADADRVLREALEASGQRFTDQRSAVYRFLRGTDEHPTADEVFTAVRGEINDISLATVYKALETLVTCGLAAKLSYGDDSARYDARTDDHYHSRCLRCGMVRDVAGTQPAVLPSVQVADGFRVQGFRVEVVGYCRICGG is encoded by the coding sequence ATGTCCACGACCGCTCTCATGCCCGCCGCCGATGCAGATCGGGTGCTGCGCGAGGCGCTGGAGGCCAGCGGGCAGCGGTTCACCGACCAGCGCTCGGCCGTGTACCGCTTCCTGCGCGGCACCGACGAGCACCCCACCGCCGACGAGGTGTTCACCGCCGTGCGGGGCGAGATCAACGACATCTCGCTCGCCACGGTCTACAAGGCGCTGGAGACGCTGGTCACCTGCGGCCTGGCCGCCAAGCTCTCGTACGGCGACGACTCGGCGCGCTACGACGCCCGCACCGACGACCACTACCACTCGCGCTGCCTGCGCTGCGGCATGGTGCGCGACGTGGCCGGCACCCAGCCCGCCGTGCTCCCCAGCGTGCAGGTGGCAGACGGGTTCCGCGTGCAGGGCTTCCGCGTGGAAGTGGTCGGCTACTGCCGCATCTGCGGCGGCTGA